From the Equus asinus isolate D_3611 breed Donkey chromosome 9, EquAss-T2T_v2, whole genome shotgun sequence genome, the window GCAAGCAGGAAGCATTCTGGACTGGAAGCTAGGAGGACAGGGCCTGGTCACGCTCTGCGCCGTCTAGCTGTATGTTCTGGCAAGCTACTTACCTCTTCTGACTTCAGGTTCCTCATCCATAAACTGAGCCAAAGGACCGTTAGACCTATTttgttccttccagctctaagtATCTATTCTTCAAGTCAAAATGAGAAGATACACTTataatgttttttacattttagcATCACTTTAAAATGTGTGAAACAATCTCAAAAGCCCATGATCACTAGTACTGAAATAAAGACAGACCtatgtaaattattaaaattctaaaGAGTTCAAACGTGTGTTTGCCTTGTTTTGCCAGTGCGGTTTTATTACTTACCTCTAAATATTCTCACTCTTTCTAATTCTCATTCTCTAACCTCATTCCTTCAAAATCACATTCTTCAAAGTTTTTTCAAATTTGAAGGCAAGCTGAAGTAATTTCTCCCTGTTCATTTGGGGTAACGTgcatctttattttgtttgggCAAGAGTTAAAATCGGTTTCTTCCATATCTAGTATTTGTTTGCTAATTATTAACTTAAAATAATTCAACTTATAATTAATACTAAATTGTTTAAATGGAAAGTTCTTTACAATGCCTTAAATTCAAAGGAAACTCCTAAAGGAAATCAGCCTAAATTTGAAGGTTTATTAGTTCCATCAAATGTCTAACAACTGCTccagaaaaaatcagaaaatacatatTAGTGTAATTTCTAAACTGGAAAATCCCAACCTctcaatttttttgaaaactcTAGTTATATCAGTTCATAAACTTTAATATTCCTTTGACTGTAGGCTACAGCAAAGTAAACAACTCAAAAGGTGACTCACAAATTCTATACAGAGTATTGTGAAATTGTCAGTAACAGGGAAATCTAACAATAGAGTTCCTGGCtgcatttaaacaaaacaaacattttccTAACAAGACGACTCACAAGGGCAGTGTGCTCTGCTCctgaatgaatttaaaagaataataatgtaATGACTGTAGCTAACAATCTATCAAACTACCAGATACACAGAATTTATATTGTAAACTTACAACagagttttttctttaatggtCGGGGATATAGAAAGGGTTAGAGCTTTTCTCATGTCTTATTGATATATATTTGTTAGGAGTATCATGAGCCTATTTTCTTCTCTAAGCTACACTGTAGAAGATGATACGGATGGACAAGGTCTTCCAGAATGACGCACCCACCAGAAAGATGTGTATCAAACAGGAATACACATACACCGCACAGATTAAGGCCTGTACATAAACTGGCTTTCAGGAAAACAAATACAGTGACTGATTTGAAGAAGTGGATCTACCTAAAGAAGAGAGGGGAAATCCGAAGGGTTTAACAATTGCATCCCAGAAACGACTGCATGTTTACATGCTGCAATGTTCTGTTTCGTTTTTAACTTCTTGAAAGAACAGGTGAGGTGCTAATGTAAGAATACAGCATGTGTCTTCTGTAACCTCAAGCAAGGACACAAGGGCTTGGAAAAAGTGTCTGCTGCCTTGCGCCTCTCCAGGCTGGCGGCTCGGCTTTGGGTCATTCATAAACAGCAGAACCGAAGTTACCTGTATTTCCCTGGCGTGGTACACGATGATCAGACCGAGCAAGATGATCGTGGAGAGACTGATAAGGCATTTCAGAGCTAAGGAATACAGCGACGCCTGCAACACAGTCAGACAGAAGCACTTTTAAGAAAGAAGCACTTTTAACCACCTTTCAGGCCCCAGGAGTCAGTCAGTCCCTGGCAAGCAGACGAACTCCcagaaggaagatggggaggggagaCACCTGTCTCGGCCCTGTGACCTGTCAGATCGCTTGGCCTCAAAGGGAAGCAAAAGGAGAGGAAAGCGGGGAAGGCGGATGGCCAAGCGCATGGCCATGGCAGACCCAAGCGCAGTTCCTGGCTCTTAAAGCCGGAGAGGAAGTTATTCCTGAGTCTAAACGCTTCAGATTAAAAGGGGCTTTCTAAATCCCGAGCattaggagaggaagagagcatGCTTTCCCCACCAACTCCGGGCGCCACTTATTGAATGCGCCCAAACGCTCTGGGCACTCTTAGTGCCTCCAGAACTTTGGCTGCGCGCGGAAAGGCTTCCGCTCCGGAGTCGCCTCGAGAAGTAGCGGTGCTCGCCGTCCCAGCGGGCACCTCCGATCGTCCCGGGGAGGCTCGAGACATTCCCGCCAGTGCCCATCCCAACCACGCGGGGTCCAGCTCCGCGGCGCGGGAAGGGTGGGCAGGAGTTTGAGCACCTACCTTGTCGTAGGCGCCCCACGACAGCTCGGTCTCGATGACCATGACCACGATGCCGAACATGCCGAAGATGAGCGCGTAGTCGCTGAGCCGCTTGCGCTTCTCGAAGAGGGCGCGCCGGTGGCCCAGCTTGTAGCCGATGTTCTGGTTCTTCTTTTTGCTGGACTTGGTGCCACTGCTGCTGCCGTgcccgctgccgccgccgccgcctccgcctccTCCAGTGCTGCCTCCGCCGCCGGCTCCGTAGAGCGCCAGGTTGTTGGAGTTGTTGTGCTCCGGTTTAGAAACCACGATCTCCGGGGCTGAGGACGAAGCGGCGGCGGCTGCAGACGGGGAGGACGCGCCGCCACCTCCTCCGAGCGACGCGGGGGGCTGCAGGGGCTGCGCCTCCGAGTCCAACTCGTGCAGGTTCCGGCGGGACGCGCTCAAGTTGCTGAGCGGCCGCATGACGCCCCCGTTGTACCTGCAGCTGCTCATGGCTATTTCGGTGAAGGGGTTGCTCTCGCGGCGCGCCTGGggctggtggtgctggtggtgcgCCTGGTgcgagtggtggtggtggtgcgaGAGCGGGGGCCCGGAGCCCAGGCTGCCGAGGCTGCCAGTGGGGCTGCCGGCGGGCTGCAGGCTGTGGCACTGGTGGTACTGGGAGGCGGACGCCGGCTGCTGCGCGTACTGCTGCCGGAGCGCACTGGCATGGCTGGACGGCGTCAGCTCGCTCACATTGAGCTGGCTGCCCCGGCGCGacgagcagcagcagcagcacgaCGAGCCCGACAGCGGCGAGGAGGTGCGGGTCCGGAAGGCGCCGCCGGGCGAGGAGGTGCGGAGCAGCAGGGACAGGTTatcccccgcccccgccaccgGGGCACCGGAGGAGGCGCAGCTGTTGCACCGGAGGCATGggctgctgccgccgctgcccGGCTGCTGGTGCGCGAGGTGCGGGTGGTGGTGAGAGTGCGGGAGGGGCGCGAAGGGCGGGCACGGCTTGTCCTGGCTCTGTTGCTGCTGCTGGCAATGCAGGTGTGAGGAgtgcggcggcggtggcggctgCTCTGAGAAGAAGCCGTGCTGGAACTGCAATGGGGTTTCCATGTCAGGGCTGTTAAAGCTGCAGGGAGACCAGGCGGTGGTGCACCCTGCGCAATGCGTTATGGTCGGGAGCGGGGACTCCTGCTGCTGGTGCGAGGAAGGGCCCATGCCGGCTCCGGTAGAATCCAGGCGGCGAGTCCGATTGGTTGGGCGCACCAAAACAATGGGCATGACATCACCTGCGGGGACCGAGACTGAGTTTGCGGCGCGCGCGGCTTAGGGGATCGCGTGTGTGTGAAGGAGACAgatgccggggggggggggggggggggggatctgCAGGATGCCAACCCTAGGGTGCGCAGGACAGGGTGAGGGCAGGGGTTCTACCTGCTGAATGGGAGCACCGGTGAGCACCACCGGGATGGGGACCCCCCCCAGGCAGTGCAGCCTGGCTGCAGgcggaggagaaaagaaagcgggTGTCTCTCCTTCCCGTGCCGCCGCCCCCCTAACTAGTGCTGGACGCGCAGTCTAGATCACCTGCGCCGGGCACTGCAGCACTTCGGGCCACCCTAGCCATGGGTCAGGCGCGGGTACAGTGCAGAACCCGAGCCACTCCTGCACCCCCATGCACGCTTCGTAGGGCTGCAATACAGTAGCCCCCTCGCCCCACGCCCACCTCTCCCTAATCGTCCCTCGGAGAGTAGGCTGCCTACTGCCCGCCAAATAACTGCGGGGGCACCCGCTTTGGATAGAAAAAGTTTGGCTACTGGTTACGCCAATGCAGCAGGGCTTGGGGCGAACCCCGGAGCCTGAGCCCGCGTTTGGCCGCTGGGAGATCAGAGCGAGCCCAGCGTCCGGATCTTCCCCGGCCGCTCGGCTCCAGCGCCTGGGCGTCGGGATCGGCTACGCGGCGCTCTCGCCCGACTGCGCTGCGGCGCGGGTAGGGTTAACCGCCTCGGCACCCGGGCTGGGGGaggatgggggcggggctggaggaggggatcCCCGCCGTCCGCGGGAGGAGCCCGCGCGGGCTTCCCGGGTCCCCCTGGCGGGGGCGGAGGGCTTTCCCCGCTACCGCCCGCTCACATTTGCGCCTTCTGCGGAACATGAGGGGCTGGCGCCCCCGGCCGCCGGGTTCCGGGTTCCGGGCTCCGGCGCTCAGGCCCTCTGGCTGCCCCAGTGGGTAGGTCCGTGGGCTTCTCCGGCCGTAGAGAGACGGCTTGCTCCAGGGTCTGGGGTCTGCTCAGCGACCACCAGCTGCCAGCTCCTCTTctgtccctcttcctcctccccacctgcaGCACAGACACAAAGCAAAGGCGGGTCACCGATGCGCAAACACCGAGCATGTTCTTTGCCAAGCCCTGACTGCAGCCGCGGGTTGGAGAGGGGCCTGGCGCGGGCTGATTCACACCGGTAGTCATAGCCGAGCTGGGAAATTAATGATAACTCGTGCTGAATAATGCTGCCCGGGGACAGTGCTGGACCCTGCTTGCGTTAGgtctaataattatttatttgctaATAAACCAATAAAAACATGCATTTTGTGTCTCAAAATTCCCTGTGATGTGTTCTCCTAGACGATATACCAGCACAGAGCGGTAGGGGACCCTTTCCAGGGTTCTTTGTTGCTGCTCCGTCTTAAgtctttatcttttgtatttctttgcaaATTGAAATTCAAGTTTccggaaaagaaaatgaaattggcCAGTTGaatatttgtttccattttaaattgtgattttaAAGCATGATTTTTATGGAAGAGATTATTATAATGAATTAGAGAGACCAAGAAATTTAGAGTGAAAGTGGATCACCCTCATTAGGTAATTGGAATTCTCAACTGGATCCAATTTCTTGATATTCTACTCGGCAGCTGCCCTAAACTTGCTTACCAGGTACCTGCTCCTAAgagtctctgtgtgtgttttcaatGCCATGGAGTGAATAATTCATTTTAGGATATCCTTTGGACATGGGTtagacaattttaattttttgtacatGCAGGTAAACAGatccagaagaaaaaaagggagagggttGCTTTTAGTCTCAAAGTCCTGACTTGCAATAATGAATACTGTCAGACCTTGCAGTTCTCAAAGGTCTGGATCAAGAATAGAATTTGAATGGCTAAAAATTGGAgacaagattttgtttttataatctaTTATGATTTTTGGCAATTCAATAAAACTTGTTTAGAATAATGAAGCTCCTTGAATCTTTGGGGTGGCTGAGTAGATATTGCATTAATTGCGTGTGGAGCATGACTATTAAAAACAAGTCTAACGAGTAATTTGAATTTACAATGAAAGCTTCCAAATTCAGTTATTCACCTTCTAGTGTGAAACAAACTCAAGCACAAaagccattatacatttgttttcACTTTGTAACAAATTATCTAGCCTTCAAGTTGCTATGTAGCTGATTAAGTAAAAAGTTTGATTCATCTTTACAAATCTAAGTACTTCAAAGAAGTGTTATCAtggtaaattaatattttcattagccTTCCATAAATTTAGATGAAAGATTACATAGTCTCCCTCCCCAAATATCACAATAATTGTTACCAGCATTAAATTAGATATAAGGTTCTTGAGTTAGTAAAAAATCATAAGAAATCTAATGGCTGCATCCGCTTTGTCAGACTTTCTCAAATATCAAATTCAAGGTTCCAAATAGAGGTTGGATagacaaaataacaggaaaaaaatactgtatCTTTTTCCATGTATATCTCTATGCCTCAGTACAGGAGTAGGTGTGGTGCCATTAATCACGTAGAAACAGAGTGTTCACTGAGATTTACAGCAATGATGTATGGAGTTCCCACTACTCACAAAGGGGATTCAGGCGGAGGATGGGATGCACAAGGtaacaaagaaatggagatttgGCCCACAGCAGGAGGAACTGTCAGAATACCAAAACTCAGATTAACAGTGCTCCCGCCTAGCCAATATATTGAAAACTCATGAAATATTATAATAATGTGAAACCCACTGTGATTGGAGAGAAAGGAGGGCAAGTCAGTCAGAGATTTATCACCTTTCTGTTAAGGAATCAACTGATCACACGCACTCAAAAAATCATCTTGCTACTAAATGTCTGTATTTGGAGGGTGTGATAATCCTCTATTAGTATGATGATGAAAAACCACAAGATGCCTCAacaactttgtttcatttttaatctgAATCCTCATAACTTTATTATTTGAGGCATCACATACTGTTGGGTTATGACAGGGGCACATGTAAGAAGTTCGTATTTTCAtcactccttttttctttataaaattaacaaatgaattttaAGCTTATATGTAAACTTTTCAAACACGTATAccataattttgctttttttcctataTAGGCTTATAGAGATACACACAAAATTAAGCAGTTAAAGCAACAAAGACAATATTCTTCCATGTGGATaatgctttgcacatagtagacactcataTTTGTGAGAGTgatgagggaagaagagagggagagaatgaagaaagATCACAAAACAAGGGCCTGCAACCTCCAATGAAAAGATTTTGGGAAATTACATTTGCTTCTCTTTCTGCCATTAAGATATATAAGTGCTGGAATTTCTCTAGTTTAACACCAGAGGTCATACTCATCCACAAAATGCATTTCAAATGTAATCAATTCAATACCTTTATTTCCAGTATCACTTTTTGTAAAAATTCCCTGTTTTTTCTTATAGATTAGAACCATTGCTTTCCCAGATTTGTTGCATTTCAAGCtcatgaacattcacatacacataataccaccccccctcccccccacacacacttaaTAGTGGTTTTAGAGGAATAGTTTTCCCAGACCGCAGGGCCTTGGGAAGAAGCTTCAGGTTATTTGCACTCCGATCCCttactttattcagatttatgTTATGCCATTGTTTATAATTCTCTTTTTCATAGGAATTATTTGTCTTTGCCATCTCTCTTCATTGTTCCTTAAAAAAACAGGACTCCCTTGAATTTGGATGTTTCTGGTCTATTTCCAAAGGCACAGCAGTTGAGGCAAGGATCCAGGGCATCTTTTTCCCACACTGAGCAGCCTGAGGGAAATTTGACCTGCAGAGTAAATGTTTTTCTGagccattcttttttcttttcctaggtGAGTAAAGTATTTGGTGGTGCCAAACACAGAGGTTGTGATAAGGCACACACAGCCTCTCTGAATTTAGTTTGCTCAGCGGTCAATGCAAATCGGGACTCAGGATGGTATCCGAGTTGTTTTCTTAGCACAGTAATAATTCCATGTTTCCTGAAACATAACAATTAAAGGGCCCATAAAAACACTGTTATTCTTAAACCACATATTGTCCTAACTTCATAATAGACtacatttgaagaaaatattagaataataGTTATTACATGTATGTTTTATACTTCTGCATAATGAGAAAGTATCAAGACCTGAATGAGCTTCTTGATGATAGTTTTGTTAATTATTCAGGGACTAATTTTCACACTGGGGCTATTCATTAACTTCGCCAATTTTTTCTACTCTCATCCTTGTCTCCTACTATTTCTCAGCTAATTAGCATATCTACAAAAGTCTCAGCAATGCCAGCAAAAAAAGGTAGACCTTATACCAGTTTTGCTAGTAGAATTGAAGTgttatataattaaatatgtaaACAGGTTGAAATTATTGACTGTAtaagtctttttaaaatagtCTGTGGATTTCATAAACAAACATCCCTTGGCAGCTAGAAACACACATCCAAATCTAGAAAGTCATTAAAGAAAACTTACTGGACAGCACATTCTAGTTTATAGATCAGTTTCTCAtgtgttattttatttgaatCTCACAAGAACCCTTATGGAAGGTATGGAaggttttattattatctccattttacaggtaaggataATACCTGAGATTCAGTCCCTcggctgcccaaggtcacatagctagcaTCTAGCGAGGAGGAGCCAGACTTCCAACACAGTCTTCTGAGTCTTTCTGTTTAACACTCTTCTAACCTTTCCTCCATAGCAGAAGAATAACATATTGACTCTATTGACTCATATAGGTTTGTACTCCACTAATAGTCCAGGAATGGACAGCAGTTGCTTATCATTACCACTCACTGCTTTGAATGACCTCATGGACATTTCCTCACTGGCTTGATTGGGATTCTGTGATCCTTAACTATTGTCCTCTTGTCGACTTCATTTGATCAACAGAATAATTTATGAGGATCTAATTTAAGTATGGATGAAATGGCAGTGTTGTATGCATGCAGGTCCAAGGAGCctaattaaaaagtatttaaaaaaaataaagatcctGCTGTATTCACACACAGTTTTCTACCTGCTTTGCTAGCATCCTGGACATTTCTTATTTTTGGCAACATCCACAGTAGAAGCTGAAGGCCAATGACAAGTACTTATTGGCACTAACAAAGACTGTTTTGTCTTCTTATGTCATAAGGGAGAAACAACAGGATCTAGCTCTTTGCCCTGTGGCTTAGAGAACTTCTCTGCAGTCCCACAGGGATCGAGCCTGGCTCCTTGGATCCTGCGTGCTCTGAGTTGTCCTCTCATCGTGTCCCCCTTTATGTCAAAGAGTGAGGTAACCAGAGAAAGGAAGCCAGGCTGTGCACCTCAGGTGGAGAGAGAAACCAGTGTGTCTCAAAGAATTAGCAAAAGTGGGACCAAAGATACACAAAACCATCCTAAATACTGAGGTCAAAGCTTCCATTCAGTGATCCCAAAAGCTCCGTGGCTGCTCGGTGCCCAAACATGATGAGGCTACAAATGGTCTCAGAAGTTTCTTTTCCCTCTGAAATCCAGTGTATTTTCCcatcattatttttctcatctcttgCAGGATTAGGGCACACGTGTgttagttcttttttctcttttcctgatctCATCTCTGTGAATTTCATTCCCATCTGTTATTTAGCAACCctccatgttttcctttttctcttccacctCTTGCCAAACAGGTTTAGGAAATGTACCTACTACTCTTTGTCTATCTTTATATTATTGTCTCTTTCTGGAACTGTTTGTAAATACCCATCCCCAAATACTTGTCTTAAGGCAAGGAGAGAGTTGGTGCCCAttcatataaaaggaaagaaCCATGATTTTCTAAGTTGAATTGAACATAATGCTGTCAGCAATGACACTCTAAATGCTAAATTACCTTCAAGGTTTGCATATTCATCCTCATCTCATAAACCaggtttttcttaaaaatgacttttattcAGTGTTGTTGCAATTTTACAGCTGTAAATTTAGTAGCactttttctctactgttttaaTTAGTGTGCAAGAATTATCCATATGATACAGAATGGTATACAAGATATAACATATCAGGAAAAACACAACAGATATATactagacaaatatgatgaaaaatCTATTTCACACAGTGTTTTGCCCTTGCTACCTAGGATGAGTCCTTCTCAAGAATGTTTTAATTAGTTAAAACTATCAGATACTTTCATTCACAAATCAAGTTCTCTTAACAAGGGATATTTCTTGGCTCATATAACTGAAAATATCATAATTAGGAAAGACTTCAATGTTGTTTGATTCAGAGGTTACGATATCAAGAAGGCTCCGCTACTTTCCTCAAATATCTACTTGTCATTGTCCTTCTTCACACATACTGGCTTACTCCTCAGGTTAATTTACCTTAAGCTAGGAAAATGCGCTGTAGCAGTTCAAGTCTTCATATCCACACCCACATCATTCAGAGGGAAGCAGATCATCCTCTGCCCAAGATTCCAAACAACTCTCTTGACATGTCTATTGAACCAGCTTGGTTCACATGCCCAGCTCTGAACTATACTtaaagaatgtttaaaatatagTATTATGGGAATGACTCATCAGAGAATCccaataaagagaaattattaaaaagaactaaatggaaactctagagttgaaaagtacaataaccaaaatgaagAATTCACTAGAGAGGCTCAATAGTAGACTtgagctggaagaaaaaaaaaaatcacagcttgaggacatcaaaagaaaactacagactgatATTTAtcaatatagatgtaaaaatcctcaaacaaaatataatcaaactgaatacagcaacatataaaaattatcaatataGGAATGTAAGGTTAGTTTAACACCAAGAATCAGTTAGTGTACTACAAcatatcaacagaataaaggacaaaaaccatatAATCATCTtgagagacacagaaaaaaacatttgacaaaatttaaaactctttcaTGATAAACATAGTCAACAATCTAGGAATAGGATACTTTCTCAATCcaataaaaggcatctatgagGGCCAGCCTTATGGCATGATGGTTAAGTTTtgtgcactctgttttggtggcccaagttcgtgggtttggatcccaggcgcagacctacaccacttgtcagccaggctatggcagcaacccacatataaaatagatggATATTGGCACAgctgagctaatcttcctcagcaaaagaccccacaaaaaacaaaaaagaaggcatctatgaaaaattCATTGCTAAAATCATACTTTCTGGTGAAAAGCTAAATGCTTCTCTACTAAAATCGGAAACAAGACAACAATATCCGTTCTTTCTGCTTCTATTaaatattgtactggaagttaTAGTCAGCTCCatggacaagaaaaagaaataaaagacatccagatggaaaggaag encodes:
- the KCNN2 gene encoding small conductance calcium-activated potassium channel protein 2 isoform X1, whose amino-acid sequence is MFRRRRKCDVMPIVLVRPTNRTRRLDSTGAGMGPSSHQQQESPLPTITHCAGCTTAWSPCSFNSPDMETPLQFQHGFFSEQPPPPPHSSHLHCQQQQQSQDKPCPPFAPLPHSHHHPHLAHQQPGSGGSSPCLRCNSCASSGAPVAGAGDNLSLLLRTSSPGGAFRTRTSSPLSGSSCCCCCSSRRGSQLNVSELTPSSHASALRQQYAQQPASASQYHQCHSLQPAGSPTGSLGSLGSGPPLSHHHHHSHQAHHQHHQPQARRESNPFTEIAMSSCRYNGGVMRPLSNLSASRRNLHELDSEAQPLQPPASLGGGGGASSPSAAAAASSSAPEIVVSKPEHNNSNNLALYGAGGGGSTGGGGGGGGGSGHGSSSGTKSSKKKNQNIGYKLGHRRALFEKRKRLSDYALIFGMFGIVVMVIETELSWGAYDKASLYSLALKCLISLSTIILLGLIIVYHAREIQLFMVDNGADDWRIAMTYERIFFICLEILVCAIHPIPGNYTFTWTARLAFSYAPSTTTADVDIILSIPMFLRLYLIARVMLLHSKLFTDASSRSIGALNKINFNTRFVMKTLMTICPGTVLLVFSISLWIIAAWTVRACERYHDQQDVTSNFLGAMWLISITFLSIGYGDMVPNTYCGKGVCLLTGIMGAGCTALVVAVVARKLELTKAEKHVHNFMMDTQLTKRVKNAAANVLRETWLIYKNTKLVKKIDHAKVRKHQRKFLQAIHQLRSVKMEQRKLNDQANTLVDLAKTQNIMYDMISDLNERSEDFEKRIVTLETKLETLIGSIHALPGVISQTIRQQQRDFIEAQMENYDKHVTYNAERSRSSSRRRRSSSTAPPTSSESS